Genomic DNA from Eleutherodactylus coqui strain aEleCoq1 chromosome 8, aEleCoq1.hap1, whole genome shotgun sequence:
CAGATGCAACACATTGACAAGAGCTGCACTGTATCCAGATAAAAAGGCCCCTTTTACCCAAATCTCACACATTTCTTTCTTACTAGTATAAACGAGACGGCACACAGGATATATTTCTAAGGTTGTTTATTTCcagtatatacttttattatatcGCTAGTATTATTACACGGTTTTCCTATCACTGTTGTTATAATATCACTAGTTTTATCATTCTACTactattattccatcactattattactattatgttATTGTTACTCTAACGCTATTATGTTGTAGATAAAGCTATCAGACTACTGCTACAATCATTAGACCATTTTTTACCCGATCACTAGTATTATAAGGTTACTCCTATTATCAGTGTACTATGTTGTTCTATTACTAATTCTAAGATGCCTATCCctaacattgttgatccagaagaaggcgaaaaaccctggacacattcagccaattggtgaccagggaaaaattccttcttgaccccgggaaaaggcaATCGGTCCTAGAACCCCGCATCAAATCCCTTCCTACTATTATTGGtgatattattatttttattattctactattaatttattattgttactataattactattataaagattattattacattattactattataaaaattataatataatattattTTAAGAGTATTATTACTATTGTTCCATTACTGCTATTATGACTCATCACTATTATAATATTATAAGCcatatacacttctattatatTATCATTTTAAGAGTATTATTACTATTGTTTCTTATTACTAATATTACACTATTACATGTATACTAATATTATTAATACTACCCCTAACATTAttaatccagaagaaggcgaaaaaaccctggacacattcagccaattggtgaacagggaaaaattccttcttaaccccgagaaaaggcgatcggtcctagaaccccggatcaaagccTCTAGAGGAATTAACAAAATTCCTAACTGTTATTATATTATAAATACTATTTTATTATCATTTTAAGAGTAATACTACTATTGTTTCTTATTACTAATATTACACTGTTATTACATGTATACTAATATTATACTGTGCCTAACCctaacattgttgatccagaagaaggcgaaaaaaccctggacacattcagccaattggtgaccagggaaaaattccttcttgaccccgggaaaaggcgatcggtcctagaaccccgCATCAAATCCCTTCCTACTATTATTGGTgatcttattatttttattattctactattaatttatttttgttactataattactattataaagattattattatattattattactattgctgATGTTACTGCAATAGTTCAGAGGTGGAGGGTTCTTCGCAGGATCGTTCACATGATGTTCTTCTTGCCCCACATGCGGGGGCTGCCATGGTGGATGGAGCGCTGCCTGATCCTGCTTCTTCCCAGTGACATGTCCTGAATCCCTCTCAGTGGCTCAGATGGAACCTCACTGCTGGATTCCCGgtcctcttcttcctcatcctcaagatcttcttcctctctttcctcctcctctacttcctcatcCTGAATGTTATTATCGTCTTCCtctccttccttttccttcttctcctctactTCCTCATCCTCAATGTTCTcctcattttcttccttcttttcttcctcaTCTTCATCCTCCAGCCCCTCACATAGCATGCGAGCGATGGCTGCTCTGGCTCGCAGTGCCAACTCTGCCTTTGTTGGTCTTGGTCTGATGACTTCTTTAATAGTTGGCAGATATTGTCTCTGGGCTTCTGGGTTTGTTGGCAtgaggcgcttaaaagagagTGGGTCAGTAAATTGTGTGCTCaggtgactacatatatacatgtcCATGATAGCTGGCACGTTTACTCACCTCCTTCTTGAAGAGAGGGGACGGCAGGAGTTGCATACATTTCGTCACCAGTCGGTACTCCTCCGCCGACGTGACGCTGGCATAAGCTGAAGAGAGAACAAGCAGATAATGAGCCCAATCATGAATGTAGAGGAAGAGGCACAAAACTGACCAATATATGTAACCTGCTCACTGCTCAGAGTGTGACGTATAAAGGTCAGTTAGCAGCCATCCGTTCTCTCTATCTCCACCCTGTACTACATGGTCACCAGTTTCAATATCCAAACCGGCTGCAATTACCGATCCCCAGGACAATATGCTTTAGAGAAGTGGTTGTCCAGGTGGGCAATTTCTTACAATCTGAGCCCACCACTAAGGTCAAGTTCACAACTGCTGTGTGCCTTGTGTCCTCACTGCATCAATCAATAAATGTGCCAAACGTATCCATCAGGATCCACTCACCCAACAGAGACCAAAAGAGCCTCCCTTCAGCCTCTGTTGGGTCAGTAGATCTCAGTACCATTTTTGAGTCATGGAATCGTATGGTAAACAACACAACTCAATATACACCTATACAAGAGAAATCTATATATACCACCCTGTATATGTTTTATTAAAGTGGGAGCCTCTAAGCTACATATCCCAGGGTATTCCTATACATCGGAAGGTATTCCAGTCTTACCTGATCCAAAGCCGAGGCTGCTAATCTCTGTAGACCACATTGTTTCTGATAATCTGCATCACATCCAAAGCACAAAGAAAAAAGTGGTGAGAAAAGTTCTTCCGGCACAAGTTACTATATGTAATGTGTAACCAAACCCCCGGGCCGGCAGTGGGGTTAGTGCTGTGGTCTTACTGCACTGGGGTGAAATTGACTAAACCCCCTGCATACCAGTATATTTGGGGTAAGTcgacggacagcacatggcccgtTATAGGGCTATGAGCACATGTACATTGACAGATTTTCACACAGATCAATcatctgtggcaaaaaaaactCATTACATGCTGTTTTCCTGTCCATATCACAGACATGAAATAGCATATGCCAATGCATGTAGGTGTGCTGTGCCCGTTTACATCGGATAGCACATGGACAGCGTGCTGTCTAATGCACGTAGTACCTGAGTCTCTTGGATGTAACTATCATTCATAGCTAGTGTGTGCCTTTCCTtcagacaacatctgcattgagtttgtatCTTTTTCCTCAATAGGCAGGCTGTTAAAATATAGTATAATACAAtaccataatattgcattatactgtatgagcgatcagaaATCCGCAAGTTCACtttaccccacttagaaatttagagctatgctgcatatacagtacatatatacacagagagctatgctgcatatacagtacatatatacacagagagctatgctgcatatacagtacatatatacatacagagctatgctgcatatacagtacatatatacacagagctatgctgcatatacagttcatatatacacagagagctatgctgcatatacagtacatatatacacacagagctatgctgcatatacagttcatatatacacacagagctatgctgcatatacagtacatatatacacacagagctatgctgcatatacagtacatatatacacagagagctatgctgcatatacagtacatatatacacagagagctatgctgcatatacagtacatatatacacagagctatgctgcatatacagtacatatatacacagagctatgctgcatatacagtacatatatacacagagagctatgctgcatatacagtacatatatacacagagctatgctgcatatacagtatatatacacacagagctatgctgcatatacagtacatatatacacacagagctatgctgcatatacagtacatatatacacaaagctatgctgcatatacagtacatatatacacagagctatgctgcatatacagtacatatatacacagagctatgctgcatatacagttcatatatacacacagagctatgctgcatatacagtacatatacacacagagctttgctgcatatacagtactcatacacagagctatgctgcatatacagagtactcatatccaaagagctatgctgcatatacagagtactcatatacacacagagctatgctgcacatacagagtactcatatccacagagctatgctgcatatacagagtactcatatccacagagagctatgctgcatatacagagtactcatatccacagagagctatgctgcacatacagagtactcatatccacagagagctatgctgcacatacagagtactcatatccacagagagctatgctgcatatacagagtactcatatccacagagagctatgctgcatatacagagtactcatatccacagagagctatgctgcatatacagagtactcatatccacagagagctatgctgcatatacagagtactcatatccacagagagctatgctgcatatacagagtactcatatatacacagagctatgctgcatatacagagtgtatatatacacatatatacacagagctatgctgcatatacagtactcatatacacaaagctatgctgcatttacagtacatatacacagagctttgctgcatatacagtacatatacacacagagctttgctgcatatacagtacatatatacacagagctatgctgcatatacagtacatatatacacagagctatgctgcatatacagttcatatatacacacagagctatgctgcatatacagtacatatacacacagagctatgctgcatatacagtacatatacacacagagctatgctgcatatacagagtactcatatccaaagagctatgctgcatat
This window encodes:
- the LOC136576936 gene encoding ran GTPase-activating protein 1-like; protein product: MGGECAALFRLSETMWSTEISSLGFGSAYASVTSAEEYRLVTKCMQLLPSPLFKKERLMPTNPEAQRQYLPTIKEVIRPRPTKAELALRARAAIARMLCEGLEDEDEEEKKEENEENIEDEEVEEKKEKEGEEDDNNIQDEEVEEEEREEEDLEDEEEEDRESSSEVPSEPLRGIQDMSLGRSRIRQRSIHHGSPRMWGKKNIM